TTTAGCCCCTTTAACTTTACAATGGCGCGGCCAGCAAGTTACGGTAGAACTTACCGCCAATTTTATTTTTTTTAATAACGCTCATACAGGCCAAGAGCTGGAAAAAACTATTAATGAACTGGCTTTAGAAAACTTTAGATAAGGCATAGGGAACAAGAAATATTGATTTTTATTTAATTAATAATTGTTTTATAGTATGATTGTTCCCCGTTACCCAATTATGTTATAAAAAAGTAAAGCAATTAAAAAACCCAGTACTCCGCCGGCCGCCACTTGGTTGGTGCTATGGCCTAGTTCGGTTTTAAAGCGTTCGTAGCTAATACCTTTGTTAAGCAGGTTATTTACATCGTCCATAATACTGTTAAGGTAGCTGGCATGTTTGCCGCTGGCTTGCCGTACGCCCCGTGCGTCGTACATAATGATAAGGGCAAAGGTAATAGCAATAGCAAAAAACGGCGAGCTAAGGCCTTCGCGCAGGCCAATAATGGTGGCTAGGCTCATTACCGTAGAGGAATGCGAGCTGGGCATACCGCTGCTTTGCCAAAACATCTTGTAGTTCCACTTACGGTGGATAAGATAATTAAAAAAAGGCTTTAAAAGCTGCGCTGCAGCCCAGCTAATAAAGGGTACAAATAAATAAATGTAACGAGCAATAATATAGGTTTTCATCTTTACCAAGCTAAATAGATATAGTACACTTAGTATAGCATAATAATTAACAAATAGCAATTCTTAATTAGCAAAAATAAAACAAGCTAATAGCTGATTAACTGAAAGTTGAAAACTGATAGTTGACAAACATAGAATAAGAGTTACAATCTTTCAGTTTTCAGTTTTCAGTTTTCAGTTTTCAGTTTTCAGTTTTCAGTTTTCAGTTTTCAGTTTTCAGTTTTC
The nucleotide sequence above comes from Spirochaetaceae bacterium. Encoded proteins:
- a CDS encoding divergent PAP2 family protein, which gives rise to MKTYIIARYIYLFVPFISWAAAQLLKPFFNYLIHRKWNYKMFWQSSGMPSSHSSTVMSLATIIGLREGLSSPFFAIAITFALIIMYDARGVRQASGKHASYLNSIMDDVNNLLNKGISYERFKTELGHSTNQVAAGGVLGFLIALLFYNIIG